A window of Macrobrachium rosenbergii isolate ZJJX-2024 chromosome 15, ASM4041242v1, whole genome shotgun sequence contains these coding sequences:
- the LOC136846656 gene encoding uncharacterized protein isoform X3: MSVTDGHKQIGSLVTGNVASKCVVEDLLQQVGQLSDIEKFLLYLKLPVGRPPDSDPLKQPLNPLGSRCEIQLTITWIRTHLEMNSEVSLPKREVYNEYMHYCNMNSIKALSTADFGKVMKQVFPGVRPRRLGQRGASKYCYSGLRKKWSLDPPELPDLNDNVTKKNMLGVDGVADESEVERAAGCLVMEWAEKLCSVKFECMRDLALHLVHKNYVDNRSVAAFTLLSVANQKQGMLMSGGGSNGGKHRETQLQLQRKLQEREQIREQKRKLQEQQPAITKCANERPKSRRRSAASRNPSGETVTNGAAISTPNTQNNKTGVGINHSSGSSLPSAVSATTTASNGNCDSLASELPNGATTNDITGGESNNVIGLMSIKQEQTFKQEQSLDFLDSFCEDKSVLDGKNDTFNSNLITTVGHSLPPGRKNCNTNMKNNFNTECNKPSSNKVSISKPNPSKKSFLIMPSPGSKTTSPKPRFKAIQPKVSDGFQGLVSGGSQWSDVLGGNSEESAHSRTEVSLGVTGVGDLVTSQQPVSKEPYQQGLLPNNNNVNSHEADDELMQYVNKQATVDMDDAQKSSQLSELRKLLQRNLPSNNVGNTRSHLTDSDMVDQESTGAGGMRRRVSFQPSIDGGDVLNPLMGGQTVGSVPPSPNTRRTQFNFTPIGNNVDQVQGMSQCSSTNASPFMSPRNTPLPRSRHNSGQTSSTYVTPRSTPFTPDQPVYPVASESSTPFMSPIATPMYPRSRHNSSQNLRTPYTPTCRSRHSSGAPTFRHAPYAADELSNRRGGKFRSRHSSGSVPPSPSSAPLSPLVQDMPVHPPQDSLSLQLPSMLHHMLKNKQPVTGYSDLRRRHMSAGPTIHYQPQPPAFQPDPLSQEISNVLTNPQAGPSNAPQGSSNRPQSVPLLQMLNMPCNPESFPKSHPNTPVVNQQFSFSDCCTSQPSSYAPTPVPSEYSDFIENYSLDIDPMLDGGLPNDGGGGSVGLESVDPLALSGSHSSDLSTLSDPLQVPPNVNPFSNDYQTDCISSRPFDTSRSDDVLEGNSCCLDNTVNQQNTTTNTSEVLIGTSSMLTLNALNRSGHESGTGGLEEDFQPTLADLGDQEVFNSLVLDVNKD, translated from the exons TGTTGCCAGCAAGTGTGTGGTAGAGGATTTGCTTCAGCAAGTTGGCCAGCTGTCAGACATTGAAAAATTCCTGCTCTACCTCAAATTGCCCGTTGGCCGTCCTCCTGATTCTGATCCACTTAAACA ACCCCTAAATCCTCTTGGAAGTCGATGTGAAATTCAGCTAACCATAACATGGATTCGTACACATCTGGAAATGAACAGCGAAGTTTCTTTGCCCAAAAGGGAGGTTTATAATGAGTATAT GCACTACTGCAATATGAACAGCATCAAGGCCCTAAGTACTGCTGATTTTGGTAAAGTGATGAAACAAGTGTTCCCTGGAGTAAGGCCACGTAGGCTGGGCCAGCGCGGGGCATCAAAATACTGCTATTCgggtttaagaaaaaaatggtcGTTAGATCCTCCAGAACTGCCTGATCTCAATGATAATGTAACTAAAAAGAATATG TTGGGTGTAGATGGTGTAGCAGATGAAAGTGAAGTCGAGCGAGCTGCTGGTTGTTTGGTCATGGAGTGGGCAGAAAAATTATGCTCTGTGAAATTTGAGTGTATGAGAGATTTGGCCCTTCACCTAGTCCACAAGAACTATGTAGACAATCGTTCTGTGGCTGCCTTCACACTTCTTTCTGTGGCTAATCAAAAGCAAG GTATGTTGATGAGTGGTGGAGGAAGCAATGGTGGAAAACACAGAGAAACGCAGCTCCAGCTTCAAAGAAAACTTCAAGAACGTGAACAAATTAGAGAACAGAAACGGAAATTACAG GAGCAGCAGCCTGCCATAACTAAATGTGCTAATGAGCGACCTAAATCACGTCGACGTAGTGCAGCCTCACGGAATCCATCAGGTGAAACTGTGACCAATGGAGCAGCCATCAGTACTCCAAAcactcaaaacaacaaaactggtGTAGGAATAAATCATTCAAGTGGCTCCAGCCTACCGTCTGCTGTGAGTGCCACTACAACAGCTTCTAATGGCAACTGTGATAGCTTAGCATCGGAGCTTCCCAATGGTGCTACCACTAATGACATCACTGGTGGGGAGAGCAATAATGTTATTGGTTTAATGTCCATTAAACAGGAACAGACCTTCAAGCAAGAGCAATCTTTAGATTTTCTTGATAGTTTTTGTGAGGATAAGTCAGTTTTGGATGGAAAAAATGACACTTTTAATAGTAATTTGATAACTACTGTAGGTCATTCCCTTCCTCCTGGTAGAAAAAATTGTAAtactaatatgaaaaataatttcaatactgAATGTAATAAGCCTTCTTCCAATAAGGTTTCTATTTCTAAACCAAACCCTTCcaagaaatcatttttaataatgcCATCTCCAGGATCAAAAACTACTTCACCAAAACCCCGTTTCAAAGCTATACAGCCCAAAGTCTCCGATGGTTTTCAAGGTTTAGTTTCTGGTGGTTCTCAGTGGTCAGATGTTCTAGGAGGGAATTCAGAAGAGAGTGCTCATTCAAGAACTGAGGTAAGTCTTGGAGTTACAGGTGTTGGTGATTTAGTAACCTCCCAACAACCTGTTTCTAAGGAACCCTACCAACAGGGATTGttgcccaataataataatgttaatagcCATGAAGCAGATGACGAACTCATGCAGTATGTCAATAAACAAGCAACAGTTGACATGGATGATGCACAAAAGTCAAGTCAGCTCTCAGAGTTGCGTAAATTACTTCAGAGGAACTTGCCCTCCAATAATGTTGGAAATACGAGATCTCATCTAACAGATTCAGACATGGTAGATCAGGAATCAACTGGAGCTGGAGGTATGAGAAGGCGTGTTAGCTTCCAGCCCTCCATTGATGGAGGTGATGTGTTGAATCCCCTAATGGGTGGTCAAACTGTTGGTTCAGTCCCTCCAAGCCCTAATACTCGTAGAACTCAGTTCAACTTCACACCCATAGGTAACAATGTAGATCAAGTGCAGGGTATGTCTCAGTGTTCAAGTACTAATGCCAGCCCTTTTATGTCACCCCGAAACACCCCATTACCCAGATCTAGGCATAACTCTGGTCAGACCAGCTCAACTTACGTAACCCCACGTAGCACACCTTTCACACCTGATCAGCCTGTTTATCCAGTAGCTTCAGAAAGTAGTACCCCTTTCATGTCGCCAATTGCAACACCCATGTATCCAAGATCAAGGCATAACTCTAGCCAGAACCTTCGAACACCTTATACTCCTACCTGTCGATCTAGGCATTCTTCAGGTGCCCCAACATTCAGGCATGCTCCATATGCTGCTGATGAGCTATCTAATAGGCGTGGTGGTAAATTCCGTTCTAGGCATTCCTCAGGGAGTGTGCCCCCCTCACCATCTTCAGCTCCGCTCTCCCCATTGGTGCAGGATATGCCAGTACATCCACCTCAAGATTCATTAAGTCTCCAGCTTCCTTCAATGCTGCACCACATGCTCAAAAATAAGCAGCCTGTAACAGGATACAGTGATCTTCGCCGCCGTCATATGTCTGCAGGTCCTACCATACATTACCAGCCTCAGCCTCCAGCCTTCCAACCAGATCCATTATCACAGgaaatttcaaatgttttaacaaaTCCACAAGCTGGCCCTAGCAATGCTCCCCAGGGCAGTTCTAATCGACCCCAGTCAGTTCCATTACTTCAAATGCTCAATATGCCATGTAATCCTGAATCTTTTCCCAAATCTCATCCTAACACTCCTGTGGTGAatcaacagttttcattttctgattgtTGCACATCACAGCCGTCATCTTATGCCCCAACTCCAGTGCCTAGTGAATACAGTGATTTTATTGAGAATTATAGTTTGGATATTGACCCAATGCTGGATGGTGGTTTGCCTAATGATGGTGGAGGCGGCTCTGTTGGATTAGAGTCTGTAGACCCTCTTGCATTATCTGGAAGTCATTCATCTGACCTGTCAACTCTTTCAGACCCACTGCAGGTTCCTCCTAACGTTAACCCATTTTCAAATGATTATCAGACTGATTGCATTAGTTCAAGGCCTTTTGACACATCTAGAAGTGATGATGTTCTTGAAGGAAATAGTTGTTGTTTGGATAATACAGTCAACCAGCAGAACACAACTACTAATACATCTGAAGTTTTGATTGGAACATCATCTATGCTTACATTAAATGCTCTTAATCGCTCAGGACATGAAAGTGGAACTGGTGGCCTGGAGGAAgacttccaacccactctagcgGACCTAGGTGATCAGGAAGTTTTCAATTCGCTTGTATTGGATGTTAATAAAGACTGA